A single genomic interval of Hominilimicola fabiformis harbors:
- a CDS encoding phage tail domain-containing protein — translation MRNGFIFKDRHSSDFGVTVRTKSRPILPSVKENIVDLPYRDGGYDFSKANPFGREFYNDRIFTVTFNIYADNLAEIQRKLSLLSLWLCGEGELIFDDMPFSKWRGKVSEEVIYMPEHSGRKAVMEVSFRAEPFCKCIFNTDGPTLEMPFMLGANIPVDISCLFKFNISGSGDISVYNFGDRPVRPIVKLGASARNVTLSMNGKLLAFMSNGQTTIDFEKQNVKNTSGNILVSGDFFEFPSGRNKLHIVNSYSQNMTVEISYTPYFMYGEHFDDLEWGDGNA, via the coding sequence ATGAGGAATGGTTTTATATTTAAAGACCGTCATTCTTCCGATTTCGGTGTGACGGTGAGGACTAAATCAAGACCGATATTGCCGAGCGTAAAAGAGAATATTGTCGATTTGCCGTACCGTGACGGCGGATATGATTTTTCAAAAGCTAATCCTTTCGGACGTGAGTTTTATAATGACAGGATATTCACGGTTACGTTTAACATATATGCCGATAATCTTGCGGAAATACAGAGGAAGCTGTCTTTGCTTTCTCTGTGGCTTTGCGGTGAGGGTGAGTTGATTTTTGATGATATGCCATTTTCAAAATGGCGGGGGAAAGTGTCGGAAGAGGTTATATATATGCCTGAACACAGCGGTCGTAAGGCTGTTATGGAGGTGTCATTCAGGGCAGAACCGTTTTGCAAGTGTATTTTTAATACGGACGGTCCGACTTTGGAAATGCCTTTTATGTTAGGTGCAAATATACCTGTTGATATTTCGTGTTTGTTTAAATTTAATATTTCCGGCAGCGGTGATATAAGTGTATACAATTTCGGTGACAGACCTGTAAGACCGATTGTAAAGCTTGGAGCGAGTGCAAGAAATGTAACTCTGTCTATGAACGGCAAATTGCTTGCGTTTATGTCAAACGGTCAGACAACGATTGATTTTGAAAAACAAAATGTCAAAAATACAAGCGGAAATATATTGGTGTCGGGTGATTTTTTTGAATTTCCGTCCGGAAGAAACAAACTTCATATCGTAAATTCATACAGTCAGAATATGACGGTTGAAATTTCATATACACCGTATTTTATGTACGGTGAACATTTTGACGACTTGGAATGGGGTGACGGAAATGCTTAG
- a CDS encoding major tail protein yields MNKKPLPTIGVDKYTFFKVNEDSVSGTEYGEAYNLKGTVEIAPTDSGGSDVFDADNGAYEASSYIEKLGHDITNADIPPEVDAMWRGLTRKNGVVEVGNDVKTVYFGVAWRILKSDGSYRYVRYYKGSYSFASNVGGKTKPSSGSIDKQTAKATYTAVQRDFDNNYYAYFDESDLPSNITRDEFENKWFTDMNYYPQTV; encoded by the coding sequence ATGAACAAGAAACCTTTACCTACAATAGGTGTGGACAAGTATACTTTTTTTAAAGTGAATGAGGACAGCGTTAGCGGAACGGAATACGGAGAAGCGTATAATTTGAAAGGAACGGTTGAAATTGCACCGACCGACAGCGGCGGCAGTGATGTTTTTGATGCGGACAACGGTGCGTATGAGGCGTCAAGCTATATCGAAAAATTGGGACACGATATTACAAATGCCGATATTCCGCCGGAGGTTGACGCAATGTGGCGTGGATTGACACGCAAAAACGGTGTGGTTGAAGTCGGAAACGATGTTAAAACAGTATATTTCGGTGTGGCATGGAGAATTTTGAAGTCCGACGGCTCGTACCGTTATGTAAGATACTACAAGGGTTCATACAGTTTTGCATCGAATGTTGGAGGAAAGACAAAGCCGTCAAGCGGAAGTATCGACAAGCAAACCGCTAAGGCAACATACACGGCGGTACAACGTGATTTTGACAACAATTATTATGCGTACTTTGATGAAAGCGATTTGCCGTCAAATATCACAAGAGATGAATTTGAAAACAAGTGGTTTACGGATATGAATTACTATCCGCAGACGGTATAA
- a CDS encoding HK97-gp10 family putative phage morphogenesis protein has translation MQIDINYDNGLSDIANNIENNFADIIGQGAQTVCESAKSLCPVDTGRLQSSINVQPGGNTAVISADTEYAVFVEFGTSKMAAQPYLVPALLSNTQAILSAIAEAIKG, from the coding sequence ATGCAGATTGATATTAATTATGATAACGGACTTTCGGATATTGCAAATAATATAGAAAATAATTTTGCGGATATAATCGGTCAGGGTGCTCAAACGGTATGTGAAAGTGCAAAAAGTCTTTGCCCTGTCGATACGGGACGGCTGCAGTCATCAATTAATGTACAGCCCGGCGGAAATACGGCGGTTATATCGGCTGATACGGAATATGCGGTATTTGTTGAATTCGGTACGTCGAAAATGGCGGCACAGCCGTATCTTGTGCCGGCACTTTTATCAAACACGCAAGCAATATTGTCTGCAATCGCAGAGGCGATAAAGGGGTGA
- a CDS encoding phage head-tail connector protein, producing MGDTKNEILDAVKLLLGIKDNDKDGVLMLLIEDTVNSVLAYCRIDVLPRQIVSFIPTLTVKRYTANQNGGVKSVTEGERKVEYSDDNYDYLKEYAIRLKPFVSRKVKVPSEVIADDKSV from the coding sequence ATGGGGGACACTAAAAATGAAATTCTTGACGCGGTGAAATTACTGCTCGGAATTAAAGACAATGACAAGGACGGTGTTCTTATGCTTTTGATTGAGGATACTGTTAATTCTGTGCTGGCGTACTGTCGTATTGATGTTCTGCCAAGACAGATTGTAAGCTTTATTCCGACGCTTACGGTCAAGAGATATACGGCAAATCAAAACGGCGGTGTTAAGTCGGTTACGGAGGGGGAGAGGAAGGTCGAATACTCTGACGACAACTATGATTATTTGAAAGAATATGCAATACGTCTAAAGCCGTTTGTCAGCAGAAAAGTTAAAGTGCCGTCGGAGGTGATTGCCGATGATAAATCCGTTTGA
- a CDS encoding DUF4355 domain-containing protein — MDEKKKQGTLNGDTKNENGGHKNDELKNLIAGYVAEAIKNEKATWEKDFSDRIVSEREDAAKMATMSAEDRAKAEMDKRQKDFENERQQYVSERAEFEAAKELAAQNLPVNFARMVADADKDIMAENIERFKAEYMKAIESGLSERLKGVPPKISREKENLTDPFLSGLGM; from the coding sequence ATGGACGAAAAGAAGAAACAGGGGACACTAAACGGTGACACGAAAAACGAAAACGGGGGACACAAAAACGATGAACTAAAAAATCTCATTGCAGGCTATGTTGCGGAGGCGATTAAAAACGAAAAAGCAACGTGGGAAAAAGATTTTTCAGACAGAATCGTATCGGAAAGAGAGGACGCCGCGAAGATGGCTACAATGTCGGCAGAGGACAGAGCAAAGGCTGAAATGGACAAAAGACAAAAGGATTTTGAAAATGAAAGACAGCAGTATGTATCCGAAAGAGCCGAATTTGAGGCGGCAAAGGAATTGGCGGCTCAAAATCTGCCTGTGAATTTCGCAAGAATGGTCGCAGATGCAGACAAGGACATTATGGCGGAAAATATCGAGCGATTTAAAGCAGAATATATGAAAGCAATCGAAAGCGGTTTATCCGAAAGATTAAAGGGTGTTCCGCCGAAAATTTCAAGAGAAAAAGAAAATTTAACAGACCCGTTTTTAAGCGGTTTGGGAATGTAA
- a CDS encoding phage portal protein, protein MIIDEDILKDGIDEVLLAKLIGKHSLEQERYEKLYNYYIGKHAICERRRSSDNIANNKIVCNHAKYIVDIAKSYLVGNPVAYSCSDGYDIEAVKNCFAVQDMPSLDAEFEKTMSIFGKAYELVYADEQSQPKSVCLPPSNTFIVYGAGVGEIPLYGIHYYKKRDIDGAVTGVCCIVCDREMIYTYENTADSFLHMTMTNSQHHYFGKMPMVEYRNNEEKQGDFEQMIPLIDAYNILESDRVNDKEQFVDAFLFLTGIDLDSEQAKKLREERILMGYEGAEAQYLSKVMSESDIEVLKDSLKSDIHRFSMIPDLSDQTFGTNLSGVAIKYKLMGFEQHVRNKERYLTKALKQRFELYVNFLSLKGAMEYVPIHRIDVVFTRNLPVNELEISQMVNNLVGIASSETLLSQLSFVGDPKEEAQLAAKEKMLSEKLKYVQE, encoded by the coding sequence ATGATAATTGACGAGGATATTTTAAAGGATGGTATAGACGAGGTGTTGCTTGCTAAGCTGATTGGGAAACATTCGCTTGAACAGGAGCGATACGAAAAACTTTACAACTATTATATCGGCAAACACGCAATTTGTGAACGCAGACGTTCAAGCGACAATATCGCGAACAACAAAATTGTGTGCAATCACGCGAAGTATATCGTGGATATTGCAAAAAGCTATCTTGTAGGCAATCCTGTGGCGTACAGCTGTTCGGACGGATACGATATTGAGGCGGTTAAAAATTGCTTTGCCGTTCAGGATATGCCGAGTTTGGACGCGGAATTTGAAAAGACAATGAGCATTTTCGGTAAAGCTTATGAATTGGTTTATGCGGACGAGCAATCACAGCCGAAAAGTGTATGTTTGCCGCCGAGCAACACGTTTATTGTATACGGTGCGGGCGTTGGCGAAATTCCGCTGTACGGCATACATTATTACAAAAAGCGTGACATTGACGGCGCGGTTACGGGTGTTTGCTGTATTGTGTGTGACAGGGAGATGATTTATACATATGAAAACACTGCGGACAGTTTTTTGCATATGACTATGACAAATTCTCAGCACCACTATTTCGGTAAAATGCCTATGGTGGAGTATCGCAACAATGAAGAAAAGCAAGGTGATTTTGAACAGATGATTCCGCTGATTGACGCTTACAATATTTTGGAGTCGGACAGAGTTAACGACAAGGAACAGTTTGTTGACGCATTCTTATTCCTTACCGGTATCGACCTTGACAGTGAGCAGGCGAAGAAACTTAGGGAAGAACGCATTTTGATGGGATATGAGGGTGCGGAGGCTCAATATCTTTCAAAGGTTATGTCCGAAAGCGATATTGAAGTGTTAAAGGACAGTCTGAAAAGCGATATTCACAGATTTTCTATGATTCCCGATTTATCAGACCAGACGTTCGGTACAAATTTATCGGGTGTCGCGATTAAGTATAAGCTTATGGGTTTTGAACAGCACGTCAGAAACAAGGAGCGATACTTGACGAAAGCTTTAAAACAGAGATTTGAATTGTATGTTAATTTTCTGTCGTTAAAAGGTGCTATGGAGTATGTGCCGATACATCGCATTGATGTTGTGTTTACGAGAAATTTGCCTGTTAATGAGTTGGAGATTTCACAGATGGTAAACAACTTAGTCGGTATTGCGTCAAGCGAAACTCTTTTATCACAGCTTTCATTTGTGGGCGATCCGAAGGAAGAGGCACAGCTTGCCGCAAAAGAAAAAATGCTTAGCGAAAAATTAAAATATGTACAGGAATAA
- a CDS encoding PBSX family phage terminase large subunit, translating into MQCSLDRLIAPSFYKVHNSIEDYTHFWLCGGRGSTKSSFVSVEIILGIMKNADTNAVVLRKVGAYLKDSVFSQLEWAIEKLGVSDMWDIKASVPEMVYKKTGQKILFRGADKVQKLKSTKVTHGYIRYIWYEELDEFCGMKEIRSINQSMMRGGEKFTVFYSYNPPQNRRSWVNREALKKRDDMLVHKSTYLDVPKNWLGEQFFLEAKYLKKLHINQYNHEYLGEVTGTGGEIFDNLEVVKLSDEEVKSFDNIKCGVDFGFAADPFVYVVCFYHNNKLFIFDEIYAKGMTNHNAAEKIFEKGFANKLIVCDSAEPKSINDLRMFGLRVRGARKGPDSIEYGIRFLQSLERIVIDPERCPNVTREFSEYELERDTDGEFKSVYPDKNNHTIDAVRYALEDEITKKKARVIKRSELDL; encoded by the coding sequence ATGCAGTGCAGTCTTGACAGGCTGATTGCACCATCTTTCTACAAGGTGCATAACTCTATTGAAGATTATACGCATTTTTGGCTTTGCGGCGGTCGTGGGTCGACTAAATCAAGTTTTGTGAGCGTTGAAATTATACTCGGTATTATGAAAAATGCCGATACAAATGCGGTTGTACTGCGTAAGGTCGGTGCTTACTTAAAAGACAGCGTATTCTCTCAGCTTGAATGGGCGATTGAAAAGCTCGGCGTATCGGATATGTGGGATATAAAGGCGAGTGTGCCGGAAATGGTCTACAAAAAAACAGGTCAGAAAATACTGTTTCGCGGTGCGGACAAGGTGCAGAAATTGAAATCCACAAAGGTTACGCACGGATATATTCGATATATTTGGTATGAGGAGTTAGACGAGTTTTGCGGTATGAAAGAAATCCGCTCGATAAATCAGTCGATGATGCGTGGCGGTGAAAAATTTACCGTGTTTTATTCGTACAATCCTCCGCAAAACCGACGCAGTTGGGTAAACCGTGAGGCACTCAAAAAGCGTGACGATATGCTTGTGCATAAGAGTACGTATCTTGATGTACCGAAAAACTGGTTGGGAGAACAATTTTTTTTAGAAGCAAAGTATCTTAAAAAGCTACATATTAATCAGTATAATCACGAATATCTCGGCGAAGTGACGGGAACAGGCGGTGAAATTTTTGATAATCTTGAAGTTGTAAAACTTAGCGATGAGGAAGTAAAAAGTTTTGACAATATTAAATGCGGTGTCGATTTCGGTTTCGCGGCAGATCCGTTTGTGTATGTGGTGTGTTTTTATCACAACAATAAGTTGTTTATCTTTGACGAAATTTACGCGAAAGGGATGACAAATCACAATGCGGCTGAAAAGATTTTTGAAAAAGGGTTTGCTAATAAATTGATTGTATGCGACAGTGCCGAGCCGAAAAGTATCAATGATTTGCGAATGTTCGGTTTGCGTGTCCGCGGTGCAAGGAAAGGTCCGGACAGTATCGAGTACGGTATCAGATTTTTGCAGAGTCTTGAAAGAATCGTGATTGATCCCGAAAGGTGTCCGAATGTCACAAGAGAATTTTCGGAATATGAGCTTGAACGCGATACGGACGGGGAATTTAAGTCGGTTTATCCCGACAAGAACAATCACACCATTGATGCGGTACGTTATGCACTTGAGGACGAAATCACAAAGAAAAAAGCGAGGGTAATTAAAAGGAGTGAACTTGATTTATGA
- a CDS encoding LexA family protein, which produces MIRKILVIKMTTGERIKMLRKEHNLTQEELGAKIGVQKAAIQKYEKGTVKNIKRDSLIKLAQCLDTSPEYLLGWEDMPNNVEVADTSNYVNIPIIGRVAAGLSCFAETNITDYEPVSKNDVRGDEPFVFLRVVGDSMYPLFMEGDLVLVRCQSSVDSGSYAVVMIDEEDGVVKKIVYGPDFIELHSINPMYPVRRFENEDVTRIRVFGLVREIKRKF; this is translated from the coding sequence ATGATTAGAAAGATTTTGGTGATTAAAATGACTACGGGCGAAAGAATTAAAATGCTCAGAAAAGAGCATAATTTAACCCAGGAGGAGCTTGGAGCAAAAATCGGTGTGCAAAAAGCGGCAATCCAAAAATACGAAAAAGGGACAGTAAAAAACATAAAACGCGACTCGCTTATAAAGCTTGCACAATGTCTTGATACTTCCCCCGAATATCTTCTCGGTTGGGAGGATATGCCGAATAACGTTGAAGTAGCCGATACGTCAAACTATGTAAATATTCCGATAATCGGCAGAGTTGCGGCGGGTCTGAGCTGCTTTGCCGAAACAAATATCACAGATTACGAACCTGTCAGTAAAAATGACGTTCGCGGTGACGAACCGTTCGTTTTTCTCCGTGTTGTCGGTGACAGTATGTATCCGCTTTTTATGGAGGGCGACCTTGTGCTTGTCAGATGTCAGTCGTCGGTTGACAGTGGCAGTTATGCGGTTGTTATGATAGATGAAGAGGACGGCGTTGTAAAGAAAATCGTATACGGACCCGATTTTATCGAACTTCACTCCATAAACCCAATGTACCCTGTCAGACGTTTTGAAAACGAAGATGTTACACGTATTCGTGTATTTGGCTTGGTACGCGAGATAAAGCGAAAATTTTAG
- a CDS encoding M16 family metallopeptidase: MYQYKTLSNGIKVVAEKIDYLKSISIGVWVGNGSRYENKEVNGISHFIEHMLFKGTKNRSAAQIAHEIDSVGGQLDAFTSREYTCFYTKTLDSHIPIALEILSDMLYNPSLSPDDMALERQVIKEEIRMYEDSPEDLVYDLSSYAAWGDTPMGRTILGTYESLDSITPDIMRNYMNNHYTSANTIISVSGNFDDTFFELLEKYFGTKKMLDTKPYLPDAPYISKNNIVKEKDIEQVQLVATFKGIDVMDESVYSLLVFNNVFGSGMSSRLFQNIREQRGLVYSISAGHSAYINTGVFDISAGMSPESLGEVAHLISKEINTIKRNKLTSAEITKAKEQLKGNYILSSESTGARMQGAGRSLLLNKPIYTQEEALKKIDAVNADSVAEIIDRVLDSSTMCISAVGPVNNVENLFELD; encoded by the coding sequence TTGTATCAATATAAAACACTTTCAAACGGTATAAAAGTAGTTGCCGAAAAGATTGATTACCTAAAGTCAATCTCAATCGGAGTATGGGTAGGCAACGGCTCACGATATGAAAATAAAGAAGTAAACGGAATTTCTCATTTTATCGAGCATATGCTTTTTAAGGGAACGAAAAATCGGTCGGCGGCACAAATTGCACACGAAATAGATTCGGTCGGCGGTCAGCTTGACGCATTTACTTCGCGTGAATATACTTGTTTTTACACAAAAACACTTGATTCGCATATTCCGATTGCACTTGAAATTCTTTCGGATATGCTTTATAATCCGAGTCTTTCACCTGATGATATGGCACTTGAAAGACAGGTTATAAAAGAAGAAATCCGTATGTATGAGGACAGTCCGGAAGATCTTGTGTATGACCTTTCGTCATACGCCGCATGGGGCGACACACCTATGGGCAGAACGATTCTCGGCACATATGAAAGTCTTGACAGCATAACGCCGGATATAATGAGAAACTATATGAATAATCATTATACAAGTGCGAATACTATAATATCAGTATCAGGAAATTTTGACGATACGTTTTTTGAACTTCTTGAAAAGTATTTCGGTACAAAAAAAATGCTTGACACAAAACCGTATCTTCCCGACGCACCTTATATAAGCAAGAATAATATCGTAAAAGAAAAAGATATTGAACAAGTCCAGCTTGTCGCAACGTTCAAAGGCATTGATGTTATGGACGAATCGGTGTACAGTCTGCTTGTGTTTAACAACGTGTTCGGCAGCGGAATGTCGTCAAGATTGTTCCAAAACATACGCGAACAGCGTGGTTTGGTGTATTCGATAAGTGCGGGACACAGTGCGTATATCAATACGGGCGTATTTGATATTTCTGCCGGAATGAGTCCCGAGAGTCTTGGCGAAGTCGCACATCTTATTTCAAAAGAAATCAATACGATTAAACGCAATAAGCTGACATCGGCAGAAATCACAAAAGCAAAAGAACAGCTTAAAGGTAATTATATACTTTCAAGCGAAAGCACAGGCGCAAGAATGCAAGGCGCAGGTCGCTCATTGCTTTTGAATAAACCGATATACACACAGGAAGAAGCACTGAAAAAAATCGACGCAGTAAATGCCGATTCGGTTGCGGAAATAATAGACAGAGTTCTCGACAGTTCGACTATGTGTATTTCAGCAGTCGGACCTGTCAATAACGTTGAGAATCTGTTTGAACTCGATTAA
- a CDS encoding IreB family regulatory phosphoprotein produces MEFNETMKINLEFDKEKEVREIVAKVYEALKIKGYDPISQIVGYILSGDPTYITSYNGARGLIVKIERDELLEEFAKTYIKTL; encoded by the coding sequence ATGGAATTTAACGAAACAATGAAAATCAACCTTGAGTTTGATAAGGAAAAGGAAGTCAGAGAAATAGTTGCCAAAGTATATGAGGCACTGAAAATCAAAGGCTATGATCCTATCAGCCAAATAGTAGGATATATCCTTTCAGGCGACCCGACCTACATAACAAGCTATAACGGTGCAAGAGGTCTGATTGTTAAAATAGAACGTGACGAACTTTTAGAGGAGTTTGCAAAAACATATATTAAAACGCTTTAA
- a CDS encoding HAD family hydrolase, giving the protein MEKSIKLVAFDMDGTVLDSKLRLPKGLFEMIESHPNVKFVVASGRQYYSLLNIFNPIKDKLIFISENGGIIMEKDKVIHIMPVPDDKALEVLDLVSEDKGIYPVLGCEKTSYIENPPEYVMNDVAQYNVRLETVDDIKSVVGKDNILNLALYCHKRAKDNILPKLADISGDLKAVLSAESWVDVINANVNKGNAIKVIQEIFGISPEECVAFGDYMNDYEMLQNCGESYAMENAHDEIKKVAKYIAPSNDDEGVMQVLKKIL; this is encoded by the coding sequence GTGGAAAAATCAATAAAACTTGTTGCATTTGATATGGACGGAACTGTTTTAGACAGTAAACTGCGTTTGCCGAAAGGTCTGTTTGAAATGATTGAGTCACATCCCAACGTGAAATTTGTTGTCGCAAGCGGCAGGCAGTATTACAGTCTTTTGAATATATTTAATCCGATTAAGGATAAATTGATTTTTATTTCTGAAAACGGTGGAATTATAATGGAAAAGGACAAGGTTATTCATATTATGCCCGTTCCTGACGATAAGGCTTTGGAAGTGCTTGATTTGGTGAGTGAGGACAAAGGGATTTATCCTGTGCTTGGGTGCGAAAAGACATCTTATATAGAAAACCCGCCTGAATATGTTATGAACGATGTCGCACAATATAATGTGCGTTTGGAAACTGTTGATGACATAAAATCGGTGGTGGGCAAGGATAATATTTTAAATCTTGCGCTTTACTGCCACAAAAGAGCAAAGGATAATATACTTCCCAAACTCGCGGATATAAGCGGTGATTTGAAAGCTGTTTTATCGGCGGAAAGTTGGGTTGATGTTATTAATGCAAATGTAAATAAGGGCAACGCAATTAAGGTTATTCAGGAAATTTTCGGTATTTCGCCCGAAGAATGTGTTGCGTTCGGTGATTATATGAATGATTATGAAATGCTCCAAAATTGCGGCGAAAGTTACGCCATGGAAAATGCACACGATGAAATTAAAAAAGTTGCAAAATACATCGCACCGTCAAATGATGATGAGGGTGTAATGCAGGTATTAAAGAAAATATTGTGA
- a CDS encoding ParB/RepB/Spo0J family partition protein, protein MISFLRKSTVQDKMRIVSLPLYMIAPNPNQPRKYFEPQAMEELKNSIMEYGLIQPVTVRRRSGEYELVAGERRFRAAQMAGLDEIPAVIIEADNDKSAILALLENLQREDLSFFEIAESYKSLIREQGLTQTELALKVGKSQASVANKIRLLKLPPLVKKLIRDYDLTERHARALLLLNNEEKQLEAVKLICRDNMNVTQAEELVRTMNIPKPKPINDLRITTAKDVKVFKNTVKRAVDLMKKSGIDARIEENSFEWGTEYIIKIKKTDKK, encoded by the coding sequence ATGATTAGTTTCCTTAGAAAATCAACGGTACAAGATAAAATGCGGATTGTATCACTTCCGCTTTATATGATAGCACCAAATCCTAATCAGCCGAGAAAATATTTTGAACCGCAAGCTATGGAGGAATTGAAAAATTCTATAATGGAATACGGTTTAATTCAGCCGGTAACGGTACGCAGGCGCAGCGGTGAATATGAGCTTGTAGCAGGTGAAAGACGTTTTCGTGCTGCACAAATGGCGGGACTTGACGAAATACCGGCGGTTATAATTGAGGCTGACAATGATAAATCGGCAATTTTGGCTTTACTTGAAAATTTGCAGAGAGAGGATTTATCGTTTTTTGAGATAGCGGAAAGTTATAAAAGTCTTATTCGTGAACAGGGACTTACACAAACGGAGTTGGCTTTGAAAGTAGGAAAAAGTCAAGCATCGGTTGCAAACAAAATACGATTATTAAAACTGCCTCCGCTTGTGAAAAAATTAATAAGAGATTACGACCTTACGGAACGTCACGCGAGAGCTTTGCTGTTGCTTAACAATGAAGAAAAACAGCTTGAGGCTGTCAAACTTATTTGCCGTGACAATATGAATGTTACACAAGCAGAAGAACTTGTACGCACCATGAATATTCCGAAACCGAAACCTATCAATGACCTTCGCATAACAACTGCAAAAGATGTTAAAGTATTCAAAAACACCGTAAAACGTGCGGTTGATTTGATGAAAAAAAGCGGCATAGACGCAAGAATCGAAGAAAATTCTTTTGAATGGGGAACGGAATACATAATTAAAATAAAAAAGACTGACAAAAAATAA
- the rsmG gene encoding 16S rRNA (guanine(527)-N(7))-methyltransferase RsmG codes for MMKDLIINGSRQLDIPLDDVQVDKLMEYARLLVEWNEKINLTAITDDEGIVTKHFLDSLTAIKTGYVKGKVIDVGTGAGFPGLVLKIAKPEIKLTLLDSLNKRINFLKDVCEKVDINDVEFVHSRAEDGGKNRDYRGKFDTVVSRAVANLTVLSEWCIPFLKQGGYFLALKGPLAEQEVKDAKRAIKILGGQIEDIVEAEIPFTELKHKIIVIKKVGQTPLKYPRKPGIATKTPIGTCYNLVK; via the coding sequence ATGATGAAGGATTTAATTATAAACGGAAGCAGACAGCTTGATATACCGCTTGATGATGTGCAAGTTGATAAACTTATGGAATATGCGCGTCTTTTGGTTGAGTGGAACGAAAAGATTAATCTTACTGCGATAACAGATGATGAGGGCATTGTAACAAAACATTTTCTTGACTCGCTGACCGCAATAAAGACGGGATATGTCAAGGGAAAAGTGATTGACGTCGGAACAGGTGCGGGTTTCCCCGGACTTGTGCTGAAAATCGCAAAGCCTGAAATTAAGCTGACTTTGCTTGACAGTCTTAATAAGCGAATTAACTTTTTAAAGGACGTTTGTGAAAAAGTTGATATAAATGATGTGGAATTTGTCCATTCGCGTGCGGAGGACGGCGGTAAAAACAGAGATTACAGAGGTAAGTTCGATACCGTTGTGTCGCGTGCAGTGGCTAATTTGACTGTGCTTTCGGAGTGGTGTATTCCGTTTTTGAAACAAGGCGGTTACTTCCTTGCTTTGAAAGGCCCGTTGGCAGAGCAGGAAGTAAAGGACGCTAAACGTGCCATAAAAATACTCGGCGGACAGATTGAGGACATTGTTGAGGCGGAAATTCCGTTCACCGAATTGAAACACAAGATAATAGTTATAAAAAAAGTAGGACAAACTCCGCTTAAATATCCGAGAAAACCGGGTATTGCAACAAAAACTCCTATCGGAACTTGTTACAATTTGGTGAAATAA
- a CDS encoding SGNH/GDSL hydrolase family protein has translation MDKIISLMITAVMTVTSCSFKGENPLDGKRIAFIGDSISYGTNWQGGYGKLIGEQYNMNVTNVSKGGATLADNVHWSENSDGYRPYITDMLDNLDGDYEYIIAEGGLNDFWGHSELGEITDGFSGDFDENTMTGGMEKMFFEIRNDFPNSKVGFVITHDPFTYDAEGNFESYYERIKEVCDKWDVSYLDLYAKNNSDTGVNVRDDDMRKLYFGTESKPDGDGTHPNELGYQAIYVEPMIPWLKSL, from the coding sequence ATGGATAAAATAATTTCACTAATGATAACTGCTGTTATGACTGTTACGTCGTGCAGTTTTAAAGGTGAAAATCCGCTTGACGGCAAAAGAATTGCATTTATTGGTGACAGTATCAGTTACGGCACTAATTGGCAAGGCGGTTACGGCAAGTTGATTGGGGAACAATATAATATGAATGTTACAAATGTCAGCAAGGGCGGTGCTACTCTTGCTGACAATGTGCATTGGTCGGAAAATTCAGACGGATACAGACCGTATATTACGGATATGCTCGATAACCTTGACGGCGATTATGAATATATCATTGCCGAGGGCGGTTTGAATGATTTTTGGGGCCATTCGGAACTTGGAGAAATTACAGACGGTTTCAGCGGTGATTTTGATGAAAACACAATGACCGGCGGTATGGAAAAAATGTTTTTTGAAATTAGAAATGATTTTCCTAACTCGAAAGTAGGGTTTGTTATTACACATGATCCGTTTACATATGACGCCGAAGGTAATTTTGAATCGTATTATGAGCGTATAAAAGAAGTATGCGACAAGTGGGATGTTTCGTATCTTGATTTGTATGCAAAAAATAATTCCGATACAGGTGTAAATGTGCGTGACGATGATATGCGCAAGCTGTATTTTGGAACAGAAAGTAAGCCTGACGGTGACGGCACTCATCCGAACGAACTCGGTTATCAGGCTATTTATGTTGAGCCGATGATACCTTGGCTGAAATCTTTATAA